From Micromonospora rhizosphaerae, the proteins below share one genomic window:
- a CDS encoding 2-hydroxymuconic semialdehyde dehydrogenase, which produces MAGRAPDGPGLLRNFVGGGFVDAGRRFTKRSPVTGEPVFEVVEASSSLVDDAVAAARAALRGPWGRMGERERAEVLRRVADELERRFDDLVAAEVADTGKAISQARTLDIPRGAANFRAFAEIVATAPTESFTTVTPTGGRALNYAVRKPVGVVAVIVPWNLPLLLLTWKVAPALACGNAVVVKPSEETPASATLLAEVMAAAGVPDGVFNLVHGFGPDSAGEFLTRHPGVDAITFTGESATGSAIMRAAADGVKAVSFELGGKNAGLVFADADLDAAVAGSVRSCFTNGGQVCLCTERIYVQRPVFEEFTARLAKRADELAYGWPADEATVNMPLISHTHRDKVLGHYDLARAEGAEVLAGGGLPSFGDARDGGAYVQPTVLTGLGPDARTNREEIFGPVVHVAPFDDEDEAYALANGTEYGLAATVWTRDVGRAHRAGSRLDAGIVWVNTWFLRDLRTAFGGVKASGIGREGGVHSLDFYSELTNVCVDLT; this is translated from the coding sequence ATGGCCGGGCGCGCGCCGGACGGGCCGGGGCTGCTGCGCAATTTCGTCGGCGGCGGCTTCGTCGACGCGGGGCGGCGGTTCACCAAGCGCAGTCCGGTGACCGGCGAGCCGGTCTTCGAGGTGGTCGAGGCCTCTTCGTCCCTCGTGGACGATGCGGTCGCCGCTGCCAGGGCCGCGCTGCGCGGGCCGTGGGGCCGGATGGGGGAGCGGGAGCGCGCCGAGGTGCTTCGCCGGGTCGCCGACGAGCTGGAACGCCGCTTCGACGACCTGGTCGCGGCCGAGGTCGCCGACACCGGCAAGGCCATCTCCCAGGCCCGCACCCTGGACATCCCGCGCGGGGCGGCCAACTTCCGCGCCTTCGCCGAGATCGTGGCGACCGCGCCGACCGAGTCGTTCACCACGGTCACCCCGACCGGCGGCCGGGCGCTCAACTACGCGGTCCGCAAGCCGGTCGGCGTGGTCGCCGTCATCGTGCCGTGGAACCTGCCGCTGCTGCTCCTCACCTGGAAGGTCGCCCCGGCCCTGGCCTGCGGCAACGCCGTGGTGGTCAAGCCCAGCGAGGAGACCCCGGCCTCGGCGACCCTGCTCGCCGAGGTGATGGCCGCCGCCGGCGTGCCCGACGGGGTGTTCAACCTGGTGCACGGCTTCGGGCCGGACTCGGCCGGCGAGTTCCTCACCCGCCACCCCGGCGTCGACGCGATCACCTTCACCGGGGAGTCGGCCACCGGCAGCGCGATCATGCGGGCCGCCGCGGACGGGGTGAAGGCGGTGAGCTTCGAGCTGGGTGGCAAGAACGCCGGACTGGTCTTCGCCGACGCGGACCTGGACGCGGCGGTCGCCGGTTCGGTCCGGTCGTGCTTCACCAACGGCGGTCAGGTCTGCCTCTGCACTGAGCGGATCTACGTGCAGCGGCCGGTCTTCGAGGAGTTCACCGCCCGGCTGGCGAAGCGCGCCGACGAGCTGGCGTACGGCTGGCCGGCCGACGAGGCCACGGTGAACATGCCGCTGATCTCGCACACCCACCGGGACAAGGTGCTCGGCCACTACGACCTGGCCCGCGCGGAGGGCGCCGAGGTGCTGGCCGGGGGCGGGTTGCCCAGCTTCGGCGACGCCCGCGACGGCGGGGCGTACGTCCAGCCGACCGTGCTCACCGGGCTCGGCCCGGACGCCCGGACCAACCGGGAGGAGATCTTCGGCCCGGTGGTGCACGTCGCCCCCTTCGACGACGAGGACGAGGCGTACGCCCTCGCGAACGGCACCGAGTACGGCCTGGCGGCGACGGTCTGGACGCGGGACGTCGGGCGGGCGCACCGGGCCGGGTCGAGGCTGGACGCCGGCATCGTCTGGGTCAACACCTGGTTCCTCCGCGACCTGCGCACCGCGTTCGGGGGCGTCAAGGCCTCCGGCATCGGTCGGGAAGGCGGGGTGCACTCACTCGACTTCTACTCCGAACTCACCAACGTCTGCGTGGACCTCACATGA
- a CDS encoding 2-keto-4-pentenoate hydratase: MIDIDAAARELTEARESGKPCPPLRGRLLPEGDVESAYRVQQLQARAWRDRGERRVGAKIGLTSRAVQESFGVFQPDFGVLTDVMAVGDGVEVVIDRLLQPRVEAEIAFVLGADLTEERVTTVDLIRAVDHVLPAIEIVDSRIAGWDISIVDTVADNASSGLFVLGTTPRRLADVDLRLCGMVLEHAGEPVSVGAGAACLGNPLHALEWLAGTLVRAGDPLRAGDVVLSGALGPMVPVTPGAAYEARISGLGSVRTCFSKDGGQ; encoded by the coding sequence ATGATCGACATTGATGCCGCGGCCCGGGAGCTGACCGAGGCCCGGGAGAGCGGAAAGCCCTGCCCGCCGCTGCGTGGGCGGCTGCTGCCGGAGGGGGACGTCGAGTCGGCGTACCGGGTGCAGCAGCTTCAGGCGCGGGCCTGGCGGGACCGGGGCGAGCGCCGGGTGGGCGCGAAGATCGGGTTGACCTCCCGGGCGGTCCAGGAGAGCTTCGGCGTCTTCCAGCCGGACTTCGGGGTGCTGACCGACGTCATGGCGGTCGGCGACGGCGTCGAGGTGGTGATCGACCGGCTGCTCCAGCCCCGGGTCGAGGCGGAGATCGCCTTCGTGCTCGGCGCCGACCTGACCGAGGAGCGGGTCACCACCGTCGACCTGATCCGCGCGGTCGACCACGTGCTGCCGGCGATCGAGATCGTCGACTCCCGGATCGCCGGGTGGGACATCTCCATCGTGGACACCGTCGCGGACAACGCCTCCAGCGGTCTCTTCGTGCTCGGCACCACCCCTCGCCGGCTCGCCGACGTCGACCTGCGGCTGTGCGGGATGGTGCTGGAGCACGCCGGGGAGCCGGTCTCGGTCGGCGCCGGCGCGGCCTGCCTGGGCAATCCGCTGCACGCGCTGGAGTGGCTGGCCGGGACTCTGGTCCGCGCCGGCGACCCGCTGCGCGCCGGCGACGTGGTGCTCTCCGGGGCGCTCGGCCCGATGGTGCCGGTGACGCCGGGCGCGGCGTACGAGGCGCGGATCTCCGGCCTCGGCTCGGTCCGGACCTGCTTCTCAAAGGACGGTGGCCAGTGA